In the Mesorhizobium sp. M1D.F.Ca.ET.043.01.1.1 genome, CGATGCGCCCTTCGATTTCGGACGCGAGTTCGACCGCGTGGCGGCGATCTTCGTCTCGGGCTCGGAAAAGCGGCGCGGGATCAAGTTCCAGCTCTCCAAGACAGCCATTCGACTGTTCAAGATGATGAAATCATGCCTGCGCGCGAGGAGGACCGAGACGAAGGACCCGCTGAAGGACGACAACGCCGTATGCTTCCTGTCGAGCGCAAGCGTACATGAGATTGCCGCCAAGAAGCTCGCGGGAAAAACCAGCTGCGGCATCTTCACCATCATGCACGATCTCATCCCGATCGACTTCCCGCACTTCGTCGGGCCTCATCATGCGAGGGGCTTCGTCCGCAACACGGCGTGGCAAGTGGAAAATTCCGACCTGCTCGTCTGCGTGTCGAACTACACGGCCGACAGGGTGAGATGCCATGCGAGAGCTTCCAATCCCGCTCGGATTCCGGAAGTGGCGGTCGCTTCGCCCGGCGCCTTTCTCAAGGAAGGCGTCGCAGACGGACGGATGCGCCCCGAGAGACAAAACCAAGGCCGGAAGTTCGTTCTTTATTGCTCGACGATCGAGATCAGGAAGAACCACATTCTGCTGCTCAAGGTATGGCATCGGCTTCTGCCTTTGCTGGGCGACCGGCTGCCGACGCTGGTTTTCTGCGGCCGTTGGGGGTGGATGTATGATGAGCTGGTGGCCTTCATGAAGGCCAATCCTCAGCTTCGCGACCATGTTCAGTTTCGCTCCAATCTCAGCGACCGGCAGCTGGCGGAACTCTATCGGGAGGCCGAATTCAGCGTCTATCCGTCCGCAGTGGAAGGCTGGGGCCTGGGGGCCGCCGAGTGCCTCGATTTTGGCCTGCCGGTTCTGATCTCCGACGCCCCGTCGCTGACCGAGGCAACGCAAGGGTTGATGCCGACGCTTCCCGCGCACGATGTCGAAGCCTGGTGCGCCGCCGTCGCCAAAGCCTGTTCCGATCCGGGCTGGCTCGCCGAATTGCGTGAGACGATCGCGTCGCGTTATCGCCCGATCCGCGAGCGGGATTTTTTCACGACAATAGTTGGCCATGTCGCCGCGTTCGATACTAGCGATCCAGCACCCATGATCCGTCAACCGGAGCACCCAGCGACGCGGACGGTTTCGCGAGCGGGCGAACTGCCGGCCGAGCAGCCGGCTTTTCGGCGGGTGGAACCGTGACCATCATGAATGTTTCAGCGTCCATCGGTTCCCCGACGCGCTTTGGCCAACACACCGTCGGCGTTCGTGTCATGGGCACCCCGAGATCCGGTACAAATCTCGCCAAATATCTGATCGAACGCTATCTGAAGGTGCCAGTCGTCTTCGATCAGGGGTTCTGGAAGCACGGGATTTTCCCGGCCCTGATGAACGGGCGCGATCTGCTGTATGGCGACCTGCCGATTGTCGTGATGAGCAAGGATCCGGTCAGCCAAATTCTCTCCTGGTACCGGCTGGCAAGGAACGACACCATTTTCAGGCCGAAGAAAAGCCTGGGTTCCTTCCTCCGCGGACCGTTCGAGGTCAGGCAGGATTTTACGCGACCTGGCAGTATGGAATACCGGTTTAAGACACCATCCGACTACTGGAACCAATTTTACTTTGCCATGGATGCGTTGGTGCGAAGTGGCGTTCCTGTCCATTTCGTCTGCTACGAGAACCTCGTATCGTCGCCAGCCCTGTCTCTGCACATGCTTTCTCATTTCCTGGACCGCTCGCCGCGATTCGACATTGGTCATACCGTGGAGCTTCCGCATTATGCGCTCGGCGCCAGCAATGACATTGACCTGACTGAAAGCTCGCCAATCGATCGGCCTCCGTTCGACCCGGTGCGTGCGGAGTTGGCTTCCGCACTTGCCCGGATCGGGTGGCGCAACGCGCGCGCGATCCTGCGCGGCATCGATGACGACGTGCTTGAAGCAACGGGGCGGACCGGGTTTCGCAGGTCGTGCCGGGAGGCGGTCGGCGCGAAAGCAATGCTAAGGTCGCTTGTTGGCTTTTGGTGAGGTCCAGGGCCGACGACCCTCGATGATCTGAAAACGTGGGCCGAGTTCGCCTCCGATCGACCACCGCATTGCACAATTCCGGCCCGCCGGCACAATAGGCGCTTGTCCGCCGGTTTGTTGACCATCCTTGTTATCGACGAGAACCGCATCCGCGCTTCGATCATCGAGGCCGGCGGGACGCGGGAGGCCATATCGATACAGGCGGCGCGAGTGATCACGTCTTCGGGCTATTCGCCCTGATCGGCACGCCTGACCCCAGAGAAGTCACCGGTCTCCGAGGCTGTCGGTCCGAAGTCCCTCAAATGCAATGCGGCAAACAGGACTTATCGCGGTTTCAATAGCAGCTGGGCGGAGGCAATTTATTGCGTGTTCATATTCCGCTGGTGCCTAAGATGGGGCGAACCATCAGGGAACCCCGTGAAACCTCGTGAGCTCAAGGTCATTGCCGCGCGCAGCCTTCTCTCCGTTACATGGGATGACGGTAAGGTCTCGTGCATCCCGGCTGCCATGCTGCGGGCGCGCAGCCGGGCGGCACAGCAGGTGCGGGCGCACATCGAGGGTAACGAACATTCGTTCGAGACCGTTACCGTGACGAGCGCAGAGGCGATCGGTTCCTATGCCATACGTCTGGTTTTCTCCGACGGTCACGACCGGGGCATCTATCCCTGGAGCTATTTGCGCGAAATCGCCGATTCTGCGGCGTGAGGAACGAGAATGGATAATTTTGTCGAAAGGCTGTCGGAAGTCACCTGCGATGTGCTGGTGATCGGCGGCGGCACGGCCGGACCGATGGCGGCGCTCAAGGCGAAGCAGAAAAATCCCGCTCTGAATGTCGTTCTGCTCGAAAAGGCCAATGTGAAGCGTTCGGGAGCTATCTGCATGGGCATGGACGGGCTGAACAACGCCGTCGTCCCGGGATATGCGACGCCCGAGCAATACACCAAGGAGATCACCATCGCCAATGACGGTATCGTCGATCAGGCGCCGGTCTTCAAATATGCCTCGCGCTGCTATGACATCATCCAGGAGCTTGACCGTTTCGGCATCCGTTTCCAGAAGAACGCCAATGGCGATTTCGACCTGAAGAAGGTCCACCATCTCGGAACCTATGTGCTGCCGATGCCGAATGGCGATACCGTCAAGAAGGCGCTCTATCGGCAGATCAAGCGTGAAAGGATATTGGTCTCCAACCGCTTCATGGCAACGCGCCTGTTGACCGCGAGCGACGGCAGGATCGCGGGCGCCACTGCTGTGAACACGCGCACGGCTGAATTCCTCGTGCTGCGTGCCAAGACCGTGATCCTGTG is a window encoding:
- a CDS encoding glycosyltransferase family 1 protein, which codes for MGIPRVETALVRQALRWRASPVGFFIVDAQGRGRMLGEAELRYLKRLVEGELPQAVGGEDRPYLARLGKVLSIMRDAPFDFGREFDRVAAIFVSGSEKRRGIKFQLSKTAIRLFKMMKSCLRARRTETKDPLKDDNAVCFLSSASVHEIAAKKLAGKTSCGIFTIMHDLIPIDFPHFVGPHHARGFVRNTAWQVENSDLLVCVSNYTADRVRCHARASNPARIPEVAVASPGAFLKEGVADGRMRPERQNQGRKFVLYCSTIEIRKNHILLLKVWHRLLPLLGDRLPTLVFCGRWGWMYDELVAFMKANPQLRDHVQFRSNLSDRQLAELYREAEFSVYPSAVEGWGLGAAECLDFGLPVLISDAPSLTEATQGLMPTLPAHDVEAWCAAVAKACSDPGWLAELRETIASRYRPIRERDFFTTIVGHVAAFDTSDPAPMIRQPEHPATRTVSRAGELPAEQPAFRRVEP
- a CDS encoding gamma-butyrobetaine hydroxylase-like domain-containing protein, with amino-acid sequence MKPRELKVIAARSLLSVTWDDGKVSCIPAAMLRARSRAAQQVRAHIEGNEHSFETVTVTSAEAIGSYAIRLVFSDGHDRGIYPWSYLREIADSAA